In Halobacterium sp. R2-5, the following are encoded in one genomic region:
- a CDS encoding YIP1 family protein, translated as MTTWVEPEGGRERGPVGLAKSFTQVLVNPAAFFEEAVSPGDQAPGLVFAMAVVLVVQGTRLLLDPSRALAFPAPTWLAAALTLALAVLLVAPAALHALSAVETLALAAVAPDRGGVSETVQVLAYASAPCAFVGVSMPAVTFVCGLWAFALLVLGTRIVHDTSLPRALAAALVPGVLAYGSGFGWFAATAAVFPRTADVMPWVGRAAAVLAV; from the coding sequence ATGACCACGTGGGTCGAGCCGGAGGGCGGCCGCGAGCGCGGGCCGGTCGGGCTCGCGAAGTCGTTCACGCAGGTGCTCGTGAACCCGGCGGCGTTCTTCGAGGAAGCCGTCTCGCCCGGCGACCAGGCGCCCGGACTCGTGTTCGCGATGGCCGTCGTCCTCGTCGTGCAGGGAACGCGACTCCTCCTCGACCCGAGCCGCGCGCTGGCGTTCCCCGCGCCGACGTGGCTCGCCGCCGCGCTCACGCTCGCGCTCGCCGTGCTCCTGGTCGCGCCCGCGGCGCTGCACGCGCTTTCCGCGGTCGAGACGCTCGCGCTCGCGGCCGTCGCGCCCGACCGCGGCGGCGTCAGCGAGACCGTCCAGGTGCTCGCGTACGCCAGCGCGCCCTGCGCGTTCGTCGGCGTCTCGATGCCCGCGGTGACGTTCGTCTGCGGGCTGTGGGCGTTCGCGCTGCTCGTCCTCGGTACGCGCATCGTCCACGACACGTCGCTCCCGCGCGCCCTCGCCGCCGCGCTCGTTCCCGGCGTGCTCGCGTACGGCTCCGGCTTCGGCTGGTTCGCCGCGACCGCCGCGGT
- a CDS encoding thymidine kinase, with protein MHAITNSGWVEVITGSMFSGKTEELLRRLRRAEIAGQEVAAFTPAVDDRYGESTLGSHAGRTWDARVVDTTAEGVSKIPSHLNGEEVVAVDEANFFPDELVEVCQTLASDGRRVVVSGTDQTFRGEPFDPIPQLMAVAEYVEKFRAICTQCGEPATRNQRLIEGEPAHYDDPTIMVGAEESYEARCRNCHVVERG; from the coding sequence ATGCACGCGATCACGAACTCCGGGTGGGTGGAGGTCATCACGGGGTCGATGTTCTCCGGGAAGACGGAGGAGCTGCTGCGGCGGCTGCGGCGCGCGGAGATCGCCGGCCAGGAGGTCGCCGCGTTCACGCCCGCCGTCGACGACCGGTACGGCGAGTCGACGCTCGGCTCGCACGCCGGCCGCACGTGGGACGCGAGGGTCGTCGACACCACCGCGGAGGGCGTCTCGAAGATTCCCAGCCACCTCAACGGCGAGGAGGTCGTCGCCGTCGACGAGGCGAACTTCTTCCCCGACGAACTCGTCGAAGTCTGCCAGACCCTCGCGAGCGACGGCCGCCGCGTCGTCGTCTCCGGCACCGACCAGACGTTCCGCGGGGAGCCCTTCGACCCCATCCCGCAGCTGATGGCGGTCGCCGAGTACGTCGAGAAGTTCCGGGCCATCTGCACGCAGTGCGGCGAGCCCGCGACCCGGAACCAGCGGCTCATCGAGGGCGAGCCCGCCCACTACGACGACCCCACAATCATGGTCGGCGCGGAGGAGTCCTACGAGGCGCGCTGCCGGAACTGCCACGTCGTCGAGCGGGGCTGA